The genomic segment AATCCGCCGATGCAGTGTGGTTTTGCCTTCTGACCCTCCCTCTGTTCCAGCCCATCTGACCACATCTCACCATACCGAGAGACCAATCATTATGTTGATATCGAGTTTTCTTTTCTCTGTTTCTAGCACTGCTGCTCGCTCGGACTATGTTCATACAAGCGTTCTACGATTACCAGTGACGCCAAAGTATAAGAAAATGCCACTTCGTTTAAAATATATACCCTATCACGTAAATATATTGAAATATAGCCTGGTTGAATCATGACAGATGCATAAAAATCAGCTTTTTATTATATTTAGAGATTTCGTGTGTTTTACAGGACTCATTTTTCCGGCAGGTAGTAAAATTGTAATTATCTGATGTGGTCACAAAATTGTTAAATGTATACATAATGGAGGACAATGTATCTGAAGTGAGTTAATACTTCATCAATGTGGCATGCCAAGCGATTTGTTTAATTGTGCACGTCCGTTATCTACACTTTTTAATGCTGAAGGTTCCTATAATCTAAGCGAATTAACTGTCCCTCGGGTTATTTGGATCTGATCTAACTTTACTATTCCCTTTtatgcaatcttcctttcattttcagaaatgtACTGCCATCATATCAAAGTGGAAAAGTAGTGTTTTAGAAGTTATGAAAGTCTTCATTAATGTAGCCTATGTACTGAATGTTTACACTGCGCGGTGTTTTACTGCTTGTGGGACTCCGTGGAATCTACACACCAAACCTCTATATTTGTGCTTTCTTCAGCATGCTGTTCGATACAGAATAATTGGCTTCGCGGCTTCTGTTTTCTACATACAGCCTTCTCTAAGCAACACTTAAAGATCATGTCAATGTTTAATGAATCACCCCGAATGAATGCATCGGATACAAACTCTAGCCAGACAAACTGAATTCCAATTAGATCACATGGTACCTGGTAAATCTAATTAAGGGTCCTGTTAAGAATTTATTAGCCTTATATGCTGTTATAATGCTCACACAGAGcatttagaataattatgtTGCTTATAGCAATTTGTGACCAAATGCTATGAACCATATAGCCCGGTACTACCAATACGCTATTATTCAGCTGACCATTAGAGCCAATGACACCTGATCGTATTCTGTATGAACAGGGTAAATAAAAGTGACAGAAATCATATTGGTATAATCAATGGTCTCAGTGTTTTCTTAAGAAACACTGCTGGCCACTAGCACCCCCCTctaaaagaaaagcagccagAATTTCagatctgtgtattttatgaGAGCATTTTTGAGGTCAGACACCTTCAGTCTTGAATTTTAATGCATGAGTCATCTTGAGACTGGTGTACTGGTGGACTGCATTAATTCAAGGTGGGCTAATCCCCATAGCCTATGtttcatatgggggggggggggaggctgatgGAATCAGCATAGAGAGAAGCCAAGGCCTCATGTTACAGCAATGTGTGTAAGTGGGGGAAACAATGTCAAACAAGCAATTTattcaaataaattcattaTCCACCTCTAGCTGTTTATCCAGTATAGCATGGTTGGCGGTGGTGGGGATGGAGCCTGTTCCAGGCAGCAGAAGGTAAGAAAACATTTCTCCCCGGACATTATAGCatcccatcacagagcacacgcatgtgtgcacacacacatacaagactgcaagaggaaacccacacatgtAAACTCCATGTAAAGCCTCCATCCAGAAGGTGTGTGGAACGCGTCACCATTCTGTTATGTAATACTTGATTTTTAGAACAGTAAATAATCTTGGGGGCTTAGAGTCAAAACTTAAGATGGGAGTCAGGATGTAAACATTAGACTTGAGAGAACCAATAGACCTGGGAAAGGTATGGAGACAGTCAGACTGCGATCCTCAGCGCAATAAAGTGTTCTCAAGTAACAAGCTGTATTCACTCCGCAACTGCAGGCTACACATGCCTAAACAAACTAGGCAGATTAAACTCTTCGTTTTGCATGGCACAACATAAAAAAATCGACtaattttaaaagtattttttatttaaattaacgaCCCAATAATCGCTGTGAACCTTCATGCTGTTCACAATGCAGCCTGAATGCAAAGTTAATAAGTAATGGGTTATATTTTTAGTTTCACGTGGGATTTTGAAAGAGCACAAATCGCATTTTATATTTACGATCTCGTGGCATAaagcagcaaaaagcagcagatGAGCCTCAACGCAGGACCACTGGGCACGCGCCAAGACGAGCGAAACAGCCAAGGTTGCCTGGTAACCGATCTGGGCCGTGATCTGGCACGTGAACAAGACGACGCGCGCTTGTACGCTAAGGTTTATAAAAAGCAccatctcttttctttgtgaaaacAAGAACACGCTGATATATCAGCATGTTTGAAATGCTAATGCAAAATATTGCCTGAAATCGTTGCATTTTTACTtagaaattatttaattatcCGCTCTGCAGCTTTTGAATAAAACAACTTAACCATAATCATATGAACAACGATTTTTGTAGTACACTTTGAACCTGGCCAGGacaatttacataaaaaaaaaataatttccttAAGCGCTgcattcttgctgtgtgctgactaatccgtctcctataatcatgcatgtgtcactaatgttaatataTAACTGTTGGATGAGTTTTAATCACAGAAACAAACCAGTTAACGCATAGGAAGAACCGAACAATTTAGCCAAGAAGGAGCCTTTTCGTTTTAAAGCAGTTTGTAAAAGCTTAAGTAGCACAATGTCCCTCCTGACAAGGATTAACTGGTCATCCTATTTTAAACCACGAGGTATATCACACGGTCCCCTACTGCGTAGAAGATGAATACAGAGAAATTTGACTTATGGGATGGCAACTACGCACCTCAGAGGTTCCTACCTGATTCAGTCACATCGAGcctcataaaaataaaaaccctTTCAGAAACAAGACTGTTcagtataaaaatatttattgcaTATTTGAATACTTCAAATACTTTTTACTAATACTTGAATACTTTCAATACTTCAAAGTTTCACAGATGTTAAAATGATCTAGTGTTGGAAATCTCTTACTCCTTAACACTGACACAATAGTACCACCTTGTGTCACGTAAAGGCACTAACTGTCCAGCGCTACGAAAATACTGTTTTCGGCTTCCTACACTTAGTTTCCAGTGAAACTTCCAACAATaatcacacaaacacagctTTGACATTAAGGTTTTATGAAATTTTCTAATTTTGCCCAAATTCTGTACCTACATTTTACATAAGAGCAATACAACTGCAATGCAGCACAAATAGTGCCTGAGGTAACATTTTAGTGCTTCAGAGGGAAGGTGATCAATGTAAATTGCATGACAGCACAgaataaagtaaaattttggctAAATTTGCAATACACCTAACCCCCCACGCCCCAGCActcaaaaggaggaaaaaaaaaaatcaaaagaatAACAGTCTAACGCAGGTGGTACCCTACATGATGTCACTGAAGGCAAGAGAGACGTCGCTCCAGCTGGAGCTTTCTGGGGAGGTCACAGGGGACACGAGGCTGCTCTCCAAAGACAGAACGGGGGACCCGCGGCTGCTCCCCGACGAGTGCACAGGGGACACTTGGCTGCTCCCCGACGACTGCACAGGGGACACGTGGCTGCTCCCCGAAGAGGGCACAGGGGACACGCGGCTGCTCCCCGAAGAGGGCACAGGGGACACGCGGCTGCTCCCCGACGAGGGCACAGGGGACACGCGGCTGCTCCCCGACGAGGGCACAGGGGACACGTGGCTGCTCCCCGACGAGGGCACAGGGGACACGTGGCTGCTCCCCGACGAGGGCACAGGGGACACGTGGCTGCTCCCCGAATAGGGCACAGGGGACACGTGGCTGCTCCCCGACGAGGGCACAGGGGACACGTGGCTGCTCCCCGACGAGGGCACAGGGGACACGTGGCTGCTCCCCAATGAGGGCACAGGGGACACGTGGCTGCTCCCCGATGAGGGCACAGGGGACAAGCGACTGCTCCCTGACGAGGGCACAGGGGACAAGCGGCTGCTCCCTGACGAGGGCACAGGGGACACATGGCTGCTCCCTGACGAGGGCACAGGGGAAACACGGTTGCTCCCTGACGAGGGGACCAATGATACAAGGCTGTCATCATCCACAGAGAGGACTGGGGACACTCGGCTGCTCTCTGGAGAGGCGATCAGGGACACAATGCTGTCATTGTCCAGAGAGGAGTCTGGGGACATGATGATGCTGTTGCTCTCTGAGGATGAGAGATCACTGCTGTTGACTATTAGGAAGCTGCTGCTGGGGCTGGTTTCAGGGGTAATGGGTGCTGCTACATCCAGGGCTAACAGTGAGGCAaggacagaaagagaaggacGGACGGGggagacggacagacagacacagacggacGGGGAGACATGGTTATTTTGGCCAATGTTCAATCTCTATCTTGCACAGGCTCTTTCAGAAATCTAAACTTGATGAATAGTCCTTAGACTGTCAGTTTAATTATAACTGAAGCCCTTTCAATACAAAACCAAAGATTTCCTAGATACCCAGTGTGTACTTGACACCAGACCAACGCGCACAcaagcacaaacacagacacacacacacaaacagtacgTCTAGTCAGGCTGCCCCCGTCATCCTACAGCAAACTTCACAGATGTCTATTCCAGATGGACAGTCAATGCTTCTCATGCAGAGCCCAGTCCCTTTTTCCTCGCTCACTATAATCTAAGGTACTGCTACACGATGTCACATCGCAAGTACATGGCATATGCActataatcaccagggcttcagatgacaggTGTTAACATTTGTCCAGACTCTGGCTTTTCGGTACCATACAGACGTTTACTTACacccacaatttggtaagcagattacTAGTATggataaaatattaatgaaacgcATATTGCGATGGCCAAAAGTTAGCAATCTGTATGTCTGTCGTGTCCCTAATTCTGTCGGACTTTAAATCGCAAAGAAGTACCTCCACACCTTTTTTCATAACAATATCTTCTTTTAAAAGATGCTGTGGCTGCTGATCTGTCCCTTTCTTCAGCgtcacttcagtgcttatcgcttcCACGATTTACCAAAACAGCCGCATGTAACGGGCTCCGctaaccagatttaataagcatGTGCCGAATTAGGGCTGAACgatttggggaaaatatctaACTGATGTTTCTGACAGATATTGCGATTACGATTTGTGATATAATTTTTTATATGTAAAGCTTCAGTTCAATATTTAGTGTATAACAGATTTAAAACACGACAGAGCACTGCAACGAGATATTACTTTGATGGTAACTGGTCTATATTCTaatccattttattttaaatgaaaagtaaaatgcaCTGTTTTTGACTGAAGCGTTTTGTGATTCCGTTTGCGTTGTTACTCCAGgttaggtcaggtcaggttggggagcatgctcTGATGCAGCACGTCACCACACGCGCCATACAGCGAAACCCCTGGGGATCTTGGCTGGtgacccccaggcagacacacagtccAGTCCCACAGTCTGGAAATGGTCAtcatctgccgcagccaggtgttacgtgggcgtccccgtGTCCTGGTCCAGCTGCTTGGGTCCGATGGGCGGCCGCAGCAGAGCTACTCCGGAGGAGAGCAGAAGGCTATCGCTCCTGTTTATTCTGAGCTGTTTTACGGTGGCTTGAGTGCCAATCCCTCTGCATCCGGCCCTGCAAACAGTACTCCCACTTGCAGGGGAAAATTTTGGGGACTGGTGGCGGGATTCTCTACATAACTGCTGCTAAATCCCTCTATTCTCTACATAACTGCTGCTAAATCCCTCTATTTCCCTTTTATTGTGAATAGTTTTTTCCCTTTCCCCCCTCCCTACTCGTATCCTTATCTGTATGTTGGCTCTTACCTTAGTACGTGTATTTTAAATTCCTCctcttatattgtatttttttattgtatttttataacttgtaatatgctggtgtactgctgctggaaactagaatttcccagaggaaccttcccgagggattaataaagttctatctatctatctatctgactGTTTCAAACTGCGATTTTGATTTCAAATCAATAAATTGTTCAGCCGCATggtgaatttatacagattattaACTTTCAGGCATCACAATacacatctcattaatatttgagGTGTATTACTAATCTGCCTGCCATTATGGCCAATTGTGGGTGTAATTAAACATCCATATAGTACCGAAAAGCTGGTGTCCGGACAAATATTTACACCCATCATCTAAAGCCCTGGTTATTGTTGCGCATGCAGCCTATAATCGCAATTATATCACAATGTGAGACTGTGCAGCGCTACACTACAGGCATTCAGAAGTTCCGCCCCTCTCGGCACGAGTACAGGAGAAGAGCAGTGAGTCGGCACACACCTCTCACCTTCCCGCTGCCTGAGGAGGGCCTGCCGGTGCTGCCTCACTTCGGTGCCCAGCTTCTCCAACATGCGGTCAATGCAGTTGTCTAGCACCAGGGAGCGGGTCTGTGACACAATGGCCTGTCGGCAGATGGGACACTCATTCCGGCGCTTGCGCCACTCGCTGATGCAGTGGAGGCAGAAGCTATGGGCGCAGTTCAGCGTTACAGCctgttccaaaaaaaaaaaaaactgtcacgTCACAAAGCCTTCTTCAAAGTCAGCGACATGCCCCAGTTGGTTTTTCATGACTGGGACTTTACACAAACAGGTCAGATTACAGATCCTGCACAAAAGCAGAACAGCCAGACCCTCCAGGGTGTTAGTATTACCAGTAAGTTTGATGTGTCTGCCGATTGGATTCCCAAGAGGCCTGCTGCTGTAAGACCCTCATAGAAGTGAGGAGTTACCTCAATAAAAAGCTCAGAGCAGATGATACACTGAAGCTCGCTCTCCAGAACCTCCGTCATCTGAGATACCACTTCTTGTTTCTGAGCCCAGGCCTTCTCCTTCTCCTGCAAGACAAGGACGTCAGGGTTGCACCGTTTATGACATCTCATGGGAAACGCTGCGTACCGGGTATTCGCTGCTGTACCTCAAGCTCCTTATCTTTAGCCTGAAGGATCTCCTCAAAGCCCTGACGAGAGAGCTTCAGCTCCTCAATGAGCTTCCTGCGCTGTTAAAGTGACAAAGGGGTTTACATCAGCCTTGTCCGACCAAAGCCCCAGAGCCCTTTTCCTACCTCTAGCAGCGTGTTCTCCAATTGCTTCTTCAGACTCTCCCGTTGTTGTTTTTTCTCCATCTTAAAGAGAGATCAACACGTCATGAAGTAATGTATGTGCAATTCAACAGACCTAAGAATCTGACAGTTACACAATTATCAGGAAACATATTTAATTGCACAGATAACAGAAAACTGTCAGTCGGGGGTGTACTGTTTGCTTAGCGTGTTAATTTTcattgcctgtgatcagaaggtcgctggtttgagcCTCAATAATCACATCTTGTAGCTTCAAACTCAACTGTATATACAGTTCTGGAAAAAATGCCAGACCACCAACTGTCTGGGTTCTCATCAGCCGCCTTGATTTCCCTGCCTTCCCTCTGCCATTTTCCCCTTGATTAAATTGAACTTTCCCCTAGGCATCGCTATCTCCACTGCCCGTTAATAACAGACTGAAAATGCAAGGTCTGTAATACAGACTGTCCACGGGCTATGAAAACCCAACTTACAGCCAACTTGCACTTAGGAATGCACATCTAAAAAGGATATTCTACTAAAACTTAGGCTTAAATACAATGATTCGTAATAGCGAATGCACACACGACTTCGTGATGCTCAAGAAAACATGAGCGCAGTCGCACGCACATTCAGACACGCAAAAATCCGTAATTTGGAAATTCTtaattctttaaacattttctttgaccgcCTAAGACTTTTTCACAATACTGTACATCCAGCACTGCTCCCATGGCATGACAGACCCACTTTACTGCTCTCACCGCCAAGCACTTCTCCTCCTCATAGAAGGACTTCTCCAGCATCTTTACCCTATGCACCTGTGCCTCCTGCAGGCTTTTCAGTTGCAAGCGCAGCGCGCTTTGTTGCTGCAGCAGCTTCCTTACCTCCTCCTGCTGGCCGGGGCTCTCCGCCTGCAAGCTGGCCACCTGTCGCTCCAGCTCCAGCAGTTGGTTCCTCATCATCTGCATGTTCTGGTTGTGCTGCTGTACACAGGCTATCCCCGAGCTTCCGTCAGAGAGCACACATGACACCCCGGTAGTGGGGGACATCCGGCTGGGCCCTGCAGCCTCCAGGGACCTGGGACTTGCTGGCAGGTCACTCGGTATGGGGCACGACCTGTCCAGGAATTTATCTGTGCTGGAGCACCGGTAGAGCTTGGATTGTGACTCGGCGGGAGCAGCGGTCTCCTCCACAGAAAACTTTCGTTTAGCCTTCCTAGATTTGGAGCCCACACTGTGCTCCTCGGTCAACAAGAAGGGCTCAAGAGTCCGCAAGAAGTCCCGCACCAGCACGTACTCAAACTCCACCCGCATGCCGTCAACAGGAACGCCAAGCTTGACTGAGTCCCCAACATTGAGGATCACTGCCTTCTCAGTTGGGATCCGTTCCTCATTCACCCACACACCATTGACGCTCTGAGATGAAAATTAAAGACGAAATCAAGTCATGATTTTTCACATAGCATTCACGCCATCATACAAAGCTAGCACAGACTTACCGTTTTATCAGTCACTGTCCACTGGCCACCACTGTTCTGCTTAAGCAGGCAGTGCTTCCTGGATATCATTAAAGGACATGTCGAGGAAAATATCTGGTAGGTGACGTTCAGACCACGTCCAAGCATAACCTGTAAACACAATAGATGACTTGAAGTAAACTTGACTGTGTCTAATCTGTCATGGTCCAGTCTAGACTTTAACAATGGGACAGATTCATTCATTCTTAGGTCCTCCCATGGATTTTCCTCCCATGCTGGGCAAGCAAAGGTTCAGCAGTAAATCGCAATTTTAATAAGCACCATGACAAACTTTGTTCAGAAACTTTCAGTGAATTTTAGTCTATAGTTGACATTACTAAAGATCCTCCAGTGACACTTGCCACAGCCACTTATCTGATTTTGATAACTGCTCACACAATGACCTGCAGATCATGCCAGGAAACACAGCTCATGGAGTTGGGTATTCCAGTCCAATACAGAGAGCTCATGCACACTGGCACCTTGGTACTGGAGTCCAGGGAAACATGTAAATTCCATCCACTACAATCCAAGAGGTGGGAATTGAACCAATGACTCAAGAGGTACCAGGCAGAATAGAATATTTCTTCAGAACTAAAATAAATTGCGACTCAAACCTAAAGAATCTGTACAGTTTTGTACATGAAGAATCTTTGCAATATTTGTTACCAAGGATTTCCATAAGCCAAATGGACACTTCACTGATCATTGTTTAATGTACAAGTCTCACCTATTATAGCAACAAAACCTGCTGAAATCatatgtgcgcacacacacatacatacatacatacatacatacattacaTACATACACGAACCAACCAGAGGCAATCTATCTGTACACAGAAGCAGGTAGAGCAGCATGCAGTCTTATGGCAGAGACATGTGGTACGTCAGGATAACATAAAACCGCAACACCAGTACTGAATTCACACTAAAGCAGATATCCAGCCACCGCGTCCCACATCAGTCACATTAGGTATACTAAAATGATAAAATGGGCTTATGCGTCTGCGTCTGAGTGGTGACTGCTAACCGGCTACACAACTTGGAAGAACAGCCAATTAAAGTACCCTTCACTAGATAAAGTTATCAAGTTAGCGGCTACCTCTGTATCTTCCGGCAGCCGGAGCCACTCGGTATTCTTTCCGACTCGCTTCAAACACCATATTTCTTTGTCTATGGAGCTACTGCTCTCGGCAGCAGGGGGCCTCGACACACCTTCCTGCTCCATTACGTCCACAACATGTTTCAACACACTGACAGAAAAAGACCAAACTCGGCGACGTCCATCTTCTACTTGTAGTTCGTTACAGCAACACAACGGAAATGACGCAGAGGAATGGCGTCACCACCTCCCATGATGCATCGCCCCTGAACgttaattcattaataaccGTAACGCATAATCCAAGGGAACGTTATGTGATAGTATATGTGAATGTATTCTCAAAGTTGTCAGAACGTTGTGTGACGTTAATGGAACGTTATTTCTACGTTTTACATTTTAACATAGAATCTGACTATGTCAGCCTGAACATACCGCAATTAATGTTGAAAATTGTTGTttaatagaacattttctggaaGTGCTACATATATACCTATATATTGCACAAAAAGCGCCAGTGTTACCCGCTGCTCTACCAAGTTATTTTATTAGTTTTAGTTGTGGTAGCAGTTGTAATGAGTAGTAGGCTCAGTGATGTCAACGGCATTAATAGTTGATCATTTGTTGTTTTAAAGACTCAGCATATTCTAGTACAGTAGGGAAATTTTATGACTGATTTCATTGTCACATGCTTGGCATTGGTGGAATTTTCTTTTGTTCAGCCTAGTTTCTATCTCTGattgtgtgttttgtttattcaccaactttaatatttatatttgccCTAAACTAGGGGCTCAACAGAGGCATCGTAGCAGATTCAGAGGGCTCTGATTCATAGTGCATACTTGTTGTGTAAAACTTTCACCGAAATTGGAAATTAATTAACTACCACTAGATGGC from the Brienomyrus brachyistius isolate T26 chromosome 19, BBRACH_0.4, whole genome shotgun sequence genome contains:
- the rnf8 gene encoding E3 ubiquitin-protein ligase rnf8 isoform X2, producing MLGRGLNVTYQIFSSTCPLMISRKHCLLKQNSGGQWTVTDKTSVNGVWVNEERIPTEKAVILNVGDSVKLGVPVDGMRVEFEYVLVRDFLRTLEPFLLTEEHSVGSKSRKAKRKFSVEETAAPAESQSKLYRCSSTDKFLDRSCPIPSDLPASPRSLEAAGPSRMSPTTGVSCVLSDGSSGIACVQQHNQNMQMMRNQLLELERQVASLQAESPGQQEEMEKKQQRESLKKQLENTLLERRKLIEELKLSRQGFEEILQAKDKELEEKEKAWAQKQEVVSQMTEVLESELQCIICSELFIEAVTLNCAHSFCLHCISEWRKRRNECPICRQAIVSQTRSLVLDNCIDRMLEKLGTEVRQHRQALLRQREALDVAAPITPETSPSSSFLIVNSSDLSSSESNSIIMSPDSSLDNDSIVSLIASPESSRVSPVLSVDDDSLVSLVPSSGSNRVSPVPSSGSSHVSPVPSSGSSRLSPVPSSGSSRLSPVPSSGSSHVSPVPSLGSSHVSPVPSSGSSHVSPVPSSGSSHVSPVPYSGSSHVSPVPSSGSSHVSPVPSSGSSHVSPVPSSGSSRVSPVPSSGSSRVSPVPSSGSSRVSPVPSSGSSHVSPVQSSGSSQVSPVHSSGSSRGSPVLSLESSLVSPVTSPESSSWSDVSLAFSDIM
- the rnf8 gene encoding E3 ubiquitin-protein ligase rnf8 isoform X1 is translated as MEQEGVSRPPAAESSSSIDKEIWCLKRVGKNTEWLRLPEDTEVMLGRGLNVTYQIFSSTCPLMISRKHCLLKQNSGGQWTVTDKTSVNGVWVNEERIPTEKAVILNVGDSVKLGVPVDGMRVEFEYVLVRDFLRTLEPFLLTEEHSVGSKSRKAKRKFSVEETAAPAESQSKLYRCSSTDKFLDRSCPIPSDLPASPRSLEAAGPSRMSPTTGVSCVLSDGSSGIACVQQHNQNMQMMRNQLLELERQVASLQAESPGQQEEMEKKQQRESLKKQLENTLLERRKLIEELKLSRQGFEEILQAKDKELEEKEKAWAQKQEVVSQMTEVLESELQCIICSELFIEAVTLNCAHSFCLHCISEWRKRRNECPICRQAIVSQTRSLVLDNCIDRMLEKLGTEVRQHRQALLRQREALDVAAPITPETSPSSSFLIVNSSDLSSSESNSIIMSPDSSLDNDSIVSLIASPESSRVSPVLSVDDDSLVSLVPSSGSNRVSPVPSSGSSHVSPVPSSGSSRLSPVPSSGSSRLSPVPSSGSSHVSPVPSLGSSHVSPVPSSGSSHVSPVPSSGSSHVSPVPYSGSSHVSPVPSSGSSHVSPVPSSGSSHVSPVPSSGSSRVSPVPSSGSSRVSPVPSSGSSRVSPVPSSGSSHVSPVQSSGSSQVSPVHSSGSSRGSPVLSLESSLVSPVTSPESSSWSDVSLAFSDIM